Proteins encoded by one window of Puntigrus tetrazona isolate hp1 chromosome 17, ASM1883169v1, whole genome shotgun sequence:
- the snx9a gene encoding sorting nexin-9a, translating to MAVKAQVLYDFAAEPGNNELSVQEGEILTVTNQNVGGGWVEARNSRGNVGLVPVDYIEINPGSTQASATQHIDAQPHGYSSSSANTQGVNGNEAWTATTWSNNNPADNWNYAEQEPAGNNGSVYSFDEEWDDDSDDGKSTVSYGGSQMEEGGTMQRGGAHSTMKISLNKFPGFSKTPNPEVYLLTKNTVKGNDKLSIYAGEVGPVWLYPQTQLDCVVADPKKGSKMYGLKSYIEYQITPNTTNRPVNHRYKHFDWLYERLVEKFACALPIPCLPDKQVTGRFEEEFIKMRMERLQGWMSRMCRHPVISNSEVFQLFLNYRDEKEWKLGKRKAEKDETVGVKIFSTIDPELPEMDPAQVEQKYELYSQFTRSMDNSVKELLAVGHLHWKRCTGPLQKEYRQIGKAFQNLSSVFNTSAYPRESTLTEALTATGKTYEDIAELVAGQPKKDLHFLLETNNEYKGLLGCFPDTIAVHKAAIDKVKEADHLVTMNKISQQDKHIMEKNLSTMSYALQAEMNHFHSNRIYDYNRLMQFYLEEQVKFYETIAEKLKKALGQYTTI from the exons ATGGCAGTGAAG GCTCAGGTATTATATGACTTCGCTGCTGAGCCTGGCAACAATGAGCTGTCTGTTCAAGAAGGAGAAATACTCACGGTCACTAACCAG AATGTAGGCGGTGGCTGGGTAGAGGCTCGGAATTCCAGAGGAAATGTAGGCCTGGTGCCTGTGGACTATATTGAG ATCAACCCTGGTTCCACGCAAGCATCGGCGACACAGCATATCGATGCTCAGCCTCACGGTTACAGCAGCAGTTCAGCAAACACTCAG GGGGTTAACGGGAATGAGGCTTGGACTGCCACGACATGGTCCAACAACAACCCTGCGGACAACTGGAACTATGCTGAACAGGAACCAGCAGGAAATAACG GTTCTGTGTATTCCTTTGATGAGGAATGGGACGACGATTCCGATGATGGAAAGTCAACAGTCAGTTATGGAGGTTCACAGATGGAAGAGGGCGGAACCATGCAGCGGGGCGGGGCTCACTCTACTATGAAAATATCCCTCAACaa GTTTCCAGGGTTTTCTAAGACCCCAAATCCAGAGGTGTATCTGCTCACCAAGAACACAGTTAAAGGAAATGACAAACTGTCCATTTAT GCGGGCGAGGTGGGTCCAGTGTGGTTGTATCCACAAACTCAGTTAGACTGTGTAGTGGCTGATCCCAAAAAGGGGTCAAAAATGTACGGCCTGAAGAGCTACATCGAATACCAGATCACACCTAAT ACTACAAACAGACCTGTCAATCACAGATACAAACACTTTGACTGGTTATATGAGAGGCTTGTGGAGAAGTTTGCCTGTGCTCTGCCAATCCCATGTCTACCTGACAAACAAGTTACAG GCCGATTTGAAGAGGAATTTATCAAAATGCGCATGGAACGCCTGCAGGGCTGGATGTCCCGCATGTGCCGGCATCCGGTGATCTCAAACAGTGAAGTTTTCCAGCTCTTCCTTAACTACAGAGATGAGAAg GAGTGGAAACTAGGGAAGCGGAAAGCAGAGAAAGATGAAACGGTGGGAGTGAAAATCTTCTCCACCATAGATCCAGAGCTCCCAGAGATGGATCCTGCTCAAGT AGAGCAGAAGTATGAACTGTACAGCCAGTTTACTAGATCTATGGACAACAGTGTTAAAGAACTACTGGCTGTTGGGCATCTTCACTGGAAGAGATGTACAGGCC CTTTACAAAAGGAGTATCGGCAGATCGGAAAAGCCTTTCAGAACCTATCGTCGGTTTTCAACACTAGTGCATACCCAA GGGAATCAACTCTGACGGAAGCATTGACTGCGACAGGAAAAACGTATGAGGACATAGCAGAACTCGTTGCAGGACAG CCAAAAAAAGATCTACACTTCCTATTGGAGACAAACAACGAATACAAGGGACTACTGGGCTGCTTCCCTGACACAATAGCAGTTCATAAG GCTGCCATTGACAAAGTAAAAGAAGCTGATCATCTGGTGACGATGAATAAGATTAGCCAACAAGACAAACACATCATGGAAAAGAACCTCAGCACCATGTCTTATGCATTGCAAG CGGAGATGAACCACTTCCATAGCAACCGTATCTATGACTACAACAGACTCATGCAGTTCTACCTGGAGGAACAGGTGAAATTCTATGAAACG ATTGCTGAAAAGCTGAAGAAAGCGCTTGGTCAGTATACCACCATATGA